In Oncorhynchus tshawytscha isolate Ot180627B linkage group LG01, Otsh_v2.0, whole genome shotgun sequence, the genomic stretch CTCTGAGAGGAAGAATCCTGACGCCAGTGTTAGCCTTGTTGTCTACTCACCATGCCTCTTAAGTTTCATGAGAGTCTGTGGGGATGAGCTTGTGAAATAAAAACCAACCTTTCTCTACTGTCTCACGGTCAGAAAATGTAACAAATTTAGCATAAAGCCAAACTCCtactgagagagaagaagagtgagaCAGGAGCAGATGGTGAGCATGGGATTAGGAAAGGGATAGGGACACAAAGGAATTGAACAAAAAAAGATGGATGGATATGAAGGAAATAGACCTTAAAGGAAGAGACATGGCCAGTGTGAAATCAGCACTAGCCCCGGACCCTAATACCAGAGGGATAGGTGGGGCCAATAAAACATACAGCTTACACCTATCCAGTCCTTCCAGATCTCTGAAGGACCAAACTGTGTCTAGGAATACAGGCTAAGGGTTGGCCAGAGACAGTGTAACAGTGAGACAGTTAGGAAGGTGAGACAGTGATGTTGTAGGTAGGAGCCAGACCTTACGATGTTCCTGGAGATTCAGTAAGGAGGAGCATTTCCTGTTGCAGATGGTGCACATAAGCTTCCGCCTGGAACTTCCTGAAACACAAGGAATGGACAAGCAGAGTGACCAATCCTGCTCTACATGTCTCAATTTACAGTGTGATAATGTGGTGGCTAGCAATGACAACAATGGTCAGGGCATTCCACATGTTAGTGAACAGCATCATCGCTCACCTGATAGCAAAGCCACTTCCATCTGAAGCACAGccagacaaacacacatattGAATCAGATAATCACTTGAGGTCAAAGTTGAACTACCAGATGTACATCCAGGTCCAACATTATTGGCACCCAAATCggaaaattatattattttatactaatacaatctctcagagaaagagattttgttttgaCATCCTTTaaaaagataggggtcaaaatgattggcaaACCCCTGTTTTCAGTACCCCAGCACCCTCTCCTTGGGAGGATAACAacacagccttctctaaaatgttTCATGACaaacattgggagggatcttaagaccattcctccatacagaatcatacagatccttgatatccttccgTCTGCTaatatggactgccctcttcaattcagaccacaggttttcaatggggttcaagtccggagactgagctGGCCATTGAAAAATGCTGATAGTGTGATTAATTAACTATTTATTTGCGGATATTGAtgggtgcttagggtcattgtgttGCTGGAAGGCCAAGTGTCAGCCTCTTGGCAAGGCAACAAGGTTTTTAGCTCAAATGTCCTGGTACATGGTAAAGTTCAAAATGCCATTAACCTTAATAAGGGCCCCAGGATCAGCGGACACAAAATAGCCTGATAACATtgaagatccaccaccatatttgacaGATGATCCCTCAcagtgtgttctccaatctcatgaaacattttagaaaaaggcacAGTGTCATCCTcacaaggggagggtgctggagtattaTTGAAAACAGTGGTGCCAATCATTTGGACCCCTATCggtattttatttgtattacttgttaaacaaaatcggtttctctgagcaattgtattagtataaaataacatcATTTAGCCATTTTTTTTTCGCACACAacgtagctcagtatttgtattatttatttcatgcagtcttttttgctcatctttatcaagggtgccattCATTTTGGACCTGACTATGTTCTCTTCCGACTGTCGGGGAAACCAAGACGTAGCATAAACAAGACACTAATAAAAGCCGTCTGCCACCACTGGGCTCATCGACAAATTTACTGGACCATTAAAGCTCAATTCAGTATAGTGATGAAACCTGAACTCCCCCATTCTCAACATTTATTTATGAGTCACGTGTGCCACATATGTAGAGTTAAACCACATCCCCCCTCGCCTACACACTCCTGATACTGACCAGACCGGTTAAAAGATCAAGGCAGATACGTATTTCTACTCATCATCATTGTTGGCTGCGTCTGTATATACTGACTACCTGCGTATGTGTGAGAACTGAAACCGACCTGTGTGGACGTTCCCTTTGTGTTTCTTCAGAGCGTCTTTGCTCTTGAACCTCTTCCCACAGCTCTCAGCCTTACAGATGAACCTGGCGTCTCCTCTACACGCCTCCTTGTGCTGGTCATAACTACACGCACAGGGAATACAGACAcaagtcactcacacacacacacacacacaggaactcaTACAACAACTCAGACAGATAGCAGCCCCTGTGTGCATGTTATGCTACTATGTGGGTTTGTGTTCTAGTTATGTAGGCCTACCTGGACTCTGAGCTGAAGGTGATGTGGCAGAGGGAACACTGGTGGTGGCCTCTGGAGGAGTCTCCTGAATGACCCAGGGTCTCAGCACAGTGCAGAACACTGAGGGGAAGATAAAGGAGGTGTAGAGTCAGACAGGGGTAATAAAGATATTAACAGAAATGCTgtagaagaaaacaaaaaaaatatccaAGTGGCCTACATTCAAAgattcaatcatggacactcttactgacagttgtggctgcttcgcgtgatgtattgttgcctctaccttcttgcccattgtgctgttgtctgtgcccaataatgtttgtaccatgttttgttctgctatcatgttgtgctgctgccatgttgtgtggctaccatgctgtgttgtcatgtgttgctaccatgctatgttgtcatgtgttgctaccatgctatgttgttgtcgtcttaggtctctctttatgtagtgttctgGTGTCTcgcttgtcgtgatgtgtgttttgtcctatatttcaaaaatgtatttttaatcccagcccccttcCCCGCAGGAGGCGTGTTTTGCCTAAagaagcatttgttcttaactgacttgcctagttaaatcaaaagTTAGATATTTTTTATAACAGGAAACTAATAGAGAGGATGAATCGGGTGGATACATTTTTTACTGGagtgtgtgcaaatctgtcagTTCCACTATATGTTCCATTTGGTAGCATACTTCTGTGTAACTCAAAGAATGTCAGGtaagtagagtagagagatgatgTAGGCTACACACTGGCGCTGCAAGGCTTGTTTGATGGGGAACTTCTTGCCACAGTTCCTGCACTTGTACTCTTTCTCCTCTGTGATTGGTCTCTGGTGCAGGCTCTGGAGGTGGGCTGCTAGGATCTCCTCGCTAGGGAAGCTGCTCTCACACAGCAGGCACGGGTGGTCCTCCTTCTTGATCACCAGttctatacacacaaacacattacacacacacggacacgcgCGCACATATTACACCTTACAccggaccatatcacctccaccctacctgacacccttgacccactccaatttgcttaccgcccaaataggtccacagacgatgcaatctcaaccacactgcacactgccctaacccatctggacaagaggaatacctatgtgagaatgctgttcatcgactacagctcggcattcaacaccatagtaccctccaagctcgtcatcaagctcgagaccctgggtctcgaccccgccctgtgcaactgggttctggacttcctgacgggccgcccccaggtggtgagggtaggcaacaacatctcctccccgctgatcctcaacactggggccccacaagggtgcgttctgagccctctcctgtactccctgttcacccacgactgcgtggccatgcacgcctccaactcaatcatcaagtttgcggacgacacaacagtggtaggcttgattaccaacaacgacgagacggcctacagggaggaggtgagggccctcggagtgtggtgtcaggaaaataacctcacactcaacgtcaacaaaactaaggagatgattgtggacttcaggaaacagcagagggaacacccccccatccacatcgatggaacagtagtggagagggtagcaagttttaagttcctcggcatacgcatcacagacaaactgaattggtccactcacacagacagcatcgtgaggaaggcgcagcagcgcctcttcaacctcaggaggctgaagaaattcggcttgtcaccaaaagcactcacaaacttctacagatgcacaatcgagagcatcctggcgggctgtatcaccgcctggtatggcaactgcaccgccctcaaccgtaaggctctccagagggtagtgaggtctgcacaacgcatcaccgggggcaaactacctgccctccaggacacctacaccacccgatgctacaggaaggccataaagatcatcaaggacatcaaccacccgagccactgcctgttcaccccgctgtcatccagaaggcgaggtcagtacaggtgcatcaaagctgggaccgagagactgaaaaacagcttctatctcaaggccatcagactgttaaacagccaccactaacattgagtggctactgccaacacactgtcaatgacactgactctactccagccactttaataatgggaattgatgggaaattatgtaaatatatcactagccactttaaacaatgctaccttatataatgttacttaccctacattattcatctcatatgcatacgtagatactgtactctatatcatcgactgcatccttatgtaacacatgtatcactagccactttaactatgccacttggtttacatactcatctcatatgtatatactgtactcgatatcatctactgtatcttgcctatgctgctctgtaccatcactcattcatatatccttatgtacatattccttatccccttacactgtgtataagacagtagtttttttggaattgttagttagattacttgttcgttattactgcattgtcggaactagaagcacaagcatttcgctacactcgcattaacatctgctaaccatgtgtatgtgacaaataaaatttgatttgatttgattacacacTTCAAGCAAACTGTTGGACCGACAAAACAGGGTTTATAAACATGGTTGGTGTAAAACTTTGATAGGCATGTACCCATTTCAATAAGATGTTTGGCCTCTTTGCTGTCTTCATCTTCCTCTTTGATGatttcctcttcctcatcctcttcctcttcctccatatcACTGTCCAGGTAGCCTATCAGcatttctgtgtctgtctcaATGTCGTCCACTGCCAGGTAGAAGATATTCTCTCCATCCTGAGaaatcagaacacacacacacacacacacacacacacacagacagaggaagaaaggGGTTAGCTGAAGGTTGAACTCATTGAACCTAGACACTCGTCTGCTAAGGCTTGATTAAGGTCAGAGGTCAAGCACTCAAAATCCTAAACATGTCGTCATTAACTTCCATATACCTAAAGGTCATGCTCTAACGAAATCAAAGCGTAATTTTCTTTTGGCTAAGGGATTTATAAATAGACATATATATTAATTTAACAGGGTAAAACACAATAAATGTCACTTTTGATGTAACACAGAGCTCTAACACACATGAATGACCTTTGAATAAGTAATCACTTTTAGCACTCTGGAATTAATGACAGAACCTCAGCCAGACGACCACAGGTCCTgttcttcttcccttccttctaCAGTTGTTTTCCCTTCTTCCTCTAGTGAACCATTACGTTCTTAGAGAGCTGACATTTCCCAGGccaaaccgtgtgtgtgtgtgtgtgtgtgtgtgtgagagagagagagagtgtgttcgGTTGAACTATCCTTGAAGttctcacaaggatagtaaaacaaaggAAAATtcgacaagtggggacattttgctggtccccacaaggaaaactTATATTTTAGGCTtgggggttaggtttaaggttacaattaggctcagggttaggagttagggttaggggtttaaattaggggaaataggattttgaatgggaaaaTCCTATATTTGTGGGATTATGGATATAATGAATCTGATCTTAATCACAGTGACTGACATGGTTTGTTCTATTTAGAAGGGATGTTTGCTCCCCACGAGGACAGTAAAAGAAAGGTGTTTGTGagtggcctaggaacagtgggttaattgccttgttcaggggcagaatgacagatgtttagcttgtcagctgctcagggattcaatcttgcaaactttcggttaaAGTCCaatgatctaaccactaggctacatgcctcccACACACATGatgtgtgtgttcatgacttTGGCTAATAGATCTGATTGTGtatgggttgtctatgtttgtgGAATTATGGATGTAATGAATCTGATCTTAATCACAGTGACGGACATGGTTTGTTCAATTTAGAAGGGATGTTCATCTGTTGGAATGTAAGCGATGCACAAGGTACTAGAGAAGATTTTCATCGTAATTTCAGACACCGAGTGGGAGTTACTTACAGCTACGAAAGACACCTCATGTTATTGTCATCAAGCAAAACCACCTTCATATCTCCTTCTGATATGGCAGGCTTGATCAGCAGCACATGGTGCGATCTGCACAGGCAGACAAAACAAGAAAATCCATATTCTCCATCTTCACTTCACTCCCACTATCAATCTCAACTCACTAACATTCCCTCTTCTCTTTTATCGTTTCCCTCCGAtgtccatcttctctctctgagATGTGTGCTCACACAGAGCTCttcctgtgtctgtccctgtggaGATAGTAACACCTTCAGACCTATCTTCAGAGTGGGGCTGTACCTGGATGGCTGCCAGGTTCTTCTCTTCTTGCGATGGCGCCTGGTGGACAAACCGCAGCCAATTGGCATGGCGAGGGTTACTGGCATCCAACACATAGAGCACATCGCCTTTACTACCTCGGACCTGCAACAGAGAACAAACATGCCTATCAAGGACATGAAATACTGTTGACATGTCTTATTTCCACACAGGTTTAGCATCTTGATCTAGCTTTCTGTTCATCTGGACATGCAGTTTTAACAAACTAAATCACAGTTGCTATGGGAAAAAAAACCTGGGATATAAAACAATGTGGTTCTATCCAATATAACATGACAGTTATAGGCTGCTAGATGATTATACTGTCATTTCAGATGTAACCACACCTGAATTCTTTATGGCTTACAGATACACATAATCTCACTGATCAGAAATGTTATTAAGCATGTCCCTtatatcaaatcaattcaaaaACTCATGATGGGGATAAAACAGAATTGCACTTTGATTAACAGAGGCACAACATATGGGTGGAGTTTGCCAAGCCAAGACTCTACAGTCAAGAAGAGTATGTGCATCAAACTAGCTGCTCTGATTAGGCATCACCTGTGCTGTATCTGAACTGCCACAGAATTCAAGAGAGTGCATTTATTCAACTATTTATCCTTTCATTTTAATGGTAGGCCTACACTGAAAATAAATATAATGCAttgtattatacactgagtgtataattgagttgccctcagaacagccttaatttgtcagggcatggactctacaaggtgtcgaaagccttccacagggatgctggcccatgttgactccaatgcttcccacagttgtgtcaagttggctggatgttggatggtggaccattcttgatacacatggaaaactgttgtgcttgaaaaacccagcagcgttgcaattcttgacacactcaaaacggtgcgcctggcacctactaccataccccgttcaaaggcacttaaatcttttgtcttgcccgttcaccctctgaatggcacacatacaccatccatatctcaattttctcaaggcttaaaaatctttgaGAAGAGCTTACCAAGAACAACTTCCAAAAGGACTAATTCAAGGCAAAAAGGAGTTGGAGCACCCAACCAAAAAAAGGcagagatttatttattttttctcactTTAATCCATTGTACAGGACGAGAACAGGTGACTAACGTTTGGACATCTTCCTCAAGTGACCTGACCACTGCACGTAGCTCCTATTTATATCCCATTAACCCATTGAGACACAACAATGTAAAACAAGTATAATGATAATATGTTTCAAGGTAAATGGCAAATAATAACACAAAATAATAAGACAAAGGGTGTGTCTCGTTAATTAAAATGCCATGTCAAAATATACATAGGTGATTCTGGCACTACTCCTTAGACACTGTTGATCCTTAAGGTGCTAAACACTGCTTTTTTTTGGTTGAGTGCTCCAACTCCTTTTTTTACCTCAAATTAGTCCTTTTGGAAGTTGTTCTTGGTAAGCTCTTCTCATGGTGGCTGTCATTATTGTTGAACCTCCCTCCTGTCCTTTGTTTGCTGAAGCGCGAAAGCCCATCtgaatgcttaaaaatccttctttaacctgtctcctccccttcatctacacggattgatatggatttaacaggtgacatcaataacttctaggttagactactgcaatgttctactttccggctacctggataaagcactaaataaacttcagttagtgctaaatacggctgctagaatcctgactagaaccaaataatttgatcatattactccagtgctagcctccctacactggcttcctgttaaggcaagggctgatttcaaggttttactgctaacctacaaagcattacatgggcttgctcctacctatctctctgatttggtcctgccgtacatacctacacgtacgctacggtcacaagacgcaggcctcctaattgtccctagaatttctaagcaaacagctggaggcagggctttctcctatagaactcaattattatggaatggtctgcccacccatgtgagagacgcagactcggtctcaacctttaagtctttactgaagactcatctcttcagtgggtcatatgattaagtgtagtctggcccaggagtgtgaaggtgaacggaaaggctctggagcaacgaaccgcccttgctgtctctgcctggtcggttcccctctttccactgggattctctgcctctaaccctattacagggctgagtcactggcttactggtgctctttcctgccgtccctaggaggggtgcgtcacttgagtgggttgagtcactgatgtgatcttcctgtctgggttggcaccacccccttgggttgtgccgtggcggagatctttgtgggctatactcggccttgtctcaggatggtaagctggtggttgaagatatccctctagtggtgtgggggctgtgctttggcaaagtgggtggggttatatccttcctgtttggctctGTCCGGGGATATCATAGGATGGGGCCATAGTGTCTCCGGACCCCTGCTGTCTCAGCCTccggtatttatgctgcagtagtttaggtgttggggggctagggtcagtttgttatatctggagtacttctcctgtcttatccggtgtcctgtgtgaatttaaggatgctctctctaattctctctttctttctctctctcggaggaactgagccctaggaccatgcctcaggactacctggcatgatgactccttgctgtccccagtccacctggccgtgctgctgctccagttacaactgttctgcctgcggctatggaatcctgatcTGTTcaacggacgtgctacctgtcccagacctgctgttttcaactctttagagacagcaggagtggtagagatactcttaatgatcggctatgaaaagccaactgacatttactcctgaggtgctgacttgctgcaccctcgacaactactgtgattattattatttgaccatgctggtcatttatgaacatttgaacatcttggccatgttctgttataatctccacccggcacagccagaagaggactggccacccctcatagcctggttcctctctaggtttcttcctaggttttggcctttctggggagtttttcctagccaccgtgcttctacacctgcattgcttgctgtttggggttttaggctgggtttctgtacagcactttgagatatcagctgatgtacgaagggctatataaatacatttgatttgaataaggGATCATACAGTAGCTTTCACCTAGTCAGTGTTTGTCATGTAAAGAGCAAgaattcctaatgttttgtacactcagtgtatatagtatatttaTCATCTATCTATTGTGCCTATGAAGAGAATTATGTGCTGTGACTGCAGTGCTATCACCTCCCACATCAGTCTGGTGTCCGTGCTCTCATCCAGCTCACTCTGCAGTTTCTTTTCTCCAGCAAAAGGGCCAAACTTTTCCCCCTTGGAAAAAACACACATTGTCAGAAATAGGGTACAGGATATTCACTTTCTTTTTTACTAGAGGTCTTGTCCAGAACTGTCAGGGGCTATGTGAAGGTAACCATATATAAATTGTGCGATGTAATAAAGGCCCCCAAAGAATGTGCCGTTTTACAACAGTATAGGactatatagtattataataaatAGTATTGTCCTTGAATCCATCCTATGCATTTCACTTTGGAcccactagtagtagtagactagtTAGAACATGCTacagggaaggggggggggatcAATGTGTTCCAAATGAATGAAGCTTTCACGGTTAAGTTTTGAACAATGTGAGATTACATAATGAATTAACttccaagtttaaaaaaaaatggtttgtACCATTGTCAACTTTGCTACAATATTGTGGAATAGCCTATATAACCCGATTAATGTTGAGTATGAAAGTTAAATGACAGCAATATGCAATGAAGCAATGTTATAATGTATCAAGAAATGTGCTAAAGTGTAACATACGGGAGTCCTGACTGGACATGGTGGAGTGAGCTACAGTAGTGCTGAAATCACAGTTACAGTATCTAGCTACGTGGCACTTTACGTCAGAGCAGCTTTCGTGTAGGCTACGGCTTTAGGTTTTGGAAGCGACTCGCAAAAGAACACAAAATGCGAACAGAAAACTGCCTATTTCTCTATTTCACCGAAGTAGTTTTGCACGTTGGTAAATGTATTCATACCCAAAACATACAAAGTTGTCCTGGCCAAAAGAACAAACCTTTTTCACTCGTCTCGCCGTGTAAAGCCCGATTCCATCCTGGACCTTAGATGACTTCAAAGAAAATCTATCTGGCACATACATACCCAACATTGTCATTACTCTAAACGAATCCCTAAAGTGATCATTCGAAACAATGCCGACGGCAAAAGTAATGAATATTGTCTGTTTTCGCACAGAGCAGAGAGTTTTCAGCGGGTTGTTTTTCCGTAATTTGGTCCAGGTTCAACTTCCACTCTTGCTGTAAGACTGTAGCGGAGCGTCCTGATTGGTTGAAAGTTTGTTACCAGGAGCTACATATTTAGTGAAGGATGCTCGTGCACTTTGAAGTCCCTCTGTCCCCTAACTTTAGATGACAAACGGTAACCACAAATACGTGCCAAAACTAACGTTAAGCAGGTCATCACGGTTACCCTGtatataaagttgaagtcggaagttcacacacaccttagccaaatatatttaaaatcagtttttcacaattcctgacatttaatcctagtaagttaggatcaccactttattttaagaatgtgaaatgtcagaataatagtggagagaatgatttatttcagtttttatttctttcatcacattcccagtgggtcagaagtttacaaacactcaattagtatttgatagcgttgcctttaaattatttaacttgggtcaaacgttttgggtagccttccacaagcttcccataaaaagttgggtgaattttggcccattcctcctgacagaactggtgtaactgagtcaggtttgtaggcctccttgctcgcacacgctttttcagttctgcccaaaaattttctacaggattgaggtcagggctttgtgatggctactccaataccttgactttgttgtccttaagtcactttgccacaactctggtagtattcttggggtcattgtccatttggaagacccatttgcgaccaagctttaacttgactgatgtcttgagatgttgcttcaatagatccacataatattcctacctcatgatgccatctattttgtgaagtgcaccagtccctcctgcagcaaagcacccccacaacatgaatctgccaccaccatgcttcacggttgggatggtgttcttcggcttgcaagcctccaccttttacctccaaacataatgatggtcattatggccaaaacagttatatttttgtatcatcagaccagaagacatttctccaaaatgtacgcagttacaaaccatagtctggctttttttatggtggttttgaagcagtggcatcttcctcgctgagcggcctttcaggttattccgatataggacttgttttactgtagatatagataattttgtacatgtttcctccagcatcttcacaaggtcctttgctgttgttctgggattgatttgcacttttcacaccaaagtacattcatctctaggagacagaacacgtctccttcctgagcggtatgatggctgcgtggtcccatggtgattatatttgcgttctattgtttgtacagatgaacttggtaccttcgggcatttggaaattgctcccaaggatgaaccagacttgtggtggtctacaattttttttctgaggtcttggctgatttctttagattttttaatgatgtcaagcaaggaggcactgagtttgaaggtaggcctttaaatacatccacaggtacacctccaattgacttaaattttgacaattagcctatcagaagcttctaaagccatgacttcattttctggacttttccaagctgttaaaaggcacagtgaacttagtgtatgtaaacttctgacccactggaattgtgatacactgaattataagtgaaataatctttgttggaaaaatgacttgtgtcatgtacaaagtaaaTGTCTTAACCGAGACCGTCAGTGAGTGGATGGAGATATTGGAGGAGAAAGAATGGAGAGAGTTATTGAGTTGGTGAAGGATGCATGACATTTGCCCTAAGGAGCATGTTATCAGTTTAatgccacctgagtcagctctccgtACTCGTCCTGAGGAGCGTGCTATCAGTCTGGTAAaatctgtgccggctccacgcaccaggtctccagtacgccttcccAGCCCTGtatgtcctgtgccagctctcaaAACTTTCCTTGAGGAGTGTGTCATTTGTCCGGTACCATTTCTGACGGCTTTACGCACCAGGTcttcagtgcgcctccacagcccagtacgtcctgtgccagctcctcgcactcACCGTGCGAAGTGTGTCATCGTTACGGTacaattgatgccggctatacgcaccaggtctccagtgtgccttcacagcccagtacgtcctatGCCttctcctcgcactcgccctgaagagcgTGTCACCAGTCGGGTGCCACCTGTGTCAactccacgcatcaggcctccagtgcgcttcCCCAGTCTGGTACGTCCTGTCCTCCTCGCACTTGCCCTGAAGTGTGTGTTACCAGTCCGGtaccacctgtgccggctccacgcactaggcctccagtgcgcctacCCAGGCTGGTACATCCTGTGTCTCCTCAtcgcactctccctgaagtgcgtgtcaccaatCCGGTACCACCTGTGCCGGCTTtacgcactaggcctccagtgcgcctacccagtccggtacgtcctgtgtctCCTCATCGCACTCG encodes the following:
- the prdm5 gene encoding PR domain zinc finger protein 5, translated to MTMLGMYVPDRFSLKSSKVQDGIGLYTARRVKKGEKFGPFAGEKKLQSELDESTDTRLMWEVRGSKGDVLYVLDASNPRHANWLRFVHQAPSQEEKNLAAIQDGENIFYLAVDDIETDTEMLIGYLDSDMEEEEEDEEEEIIKEEDEDSKEAKHLIEMELVIKKEDHPCLLCESSFPSEEILAAHLQSLHQRPITEEKEYKCRNCGKKFPIKQALQRHVLHCAETLGHSGDSSRGHHQCSLCHITFSSESSYDQHKEACRGDARFICKAESCGKRFKSKDALKKHKGNVHTGSSRRKLMCTICNRKCSSLLNLQEHRKVHEIFDCTACDKKFISTNQLKRHMITHSEKRPYTCEICSRSFKRLDQVTAHKIIHSEDKPYKCKLCGKEFAHRNVYKNHKKTHSEERPFQCEECKALFRTPFSLQRHLLIHNSERTFKCDQCDATFKRKDTLNVHIQVVHDGHKKYKCDLCEKAFVTPSVLKSHKKTHTGEKEKICPYCGQKFASNGTLRVHIRSHTGERPYQCPYCDKAFSKNDGLKMHIRTHTREKPYKCSECNKAFSQKRGLDEHMRTHTGEKPFQCDVCDLSFSLKKMLSRHKLTHNPNRPMAECSLCHKKFTRNDYLKVHMENVHGETEG